Proteins from one Bacteroides zhangwenhongii genomic window:
- a CDS encoding trimeric intracellular cation channel family protein: MPTFVQILDFIGTFAFAISGIRLASAKRFDWFGAYVVGLATAIGGGTIRDVLLDVTPGWMTNPIYLICTGLALLWVICFGRWLIRLNNTFFIFDTIGLALFTVVGVGKSIALGYPFWVAIIMGSITGAAGGVIRDVFINEIPLIFRKEIYAMACVVGGIAYWICDLVGIESYGCQLIGGLVVFLTRILAVKYHICLPILKGGEEGED, encoded by the coding sequence ATGCCCACATTCGTTCAAATTCTTGATTTTATAGGCACATTTGCCTTTGCCATCAGTGGTATCCGGCTTGCGTCGGCTAAGCGTTTCGACTGGTTTGGAGCCTATGTTGTAGGTCTTGCTACTGCGATCGGTGGTGGTACTATCCGTGATGTTCTGCTTGATGTTACTCCCGGCTGGATGACAAATCCTATTTATCTGATATGTACGGGACTTGCTTTGCTGTGGGTTATTTGTTTCGGCCGTTGGCTGATCCGGCTCAATAATACCTTCTTCATTTTTGATACTATCGGGCTCGCTTTGTTCACTGTGGTAGGTGTGGGAAAAAGTATCGCTTTGGGATACCCTTTTTGGGTAGCTATCATTATGGGTAGTATAACGGGAGCAGCCGGTGGGGTGATTCGTGATGTGTTTATCAATGAGATCCCCCTCATCTTCCGAAAAGAAATTTATGCGATGGCCTGTGTGGTAGGAGGCATTGCCTATTGGATTTGTGACCTAGTAGGGATCGAATCATACGGTTGTCAGCTGATAGGCGGATTAGTAGTCTTTCTAACCCGCATCTTAGCTGTGAAATATCATATTTGCCTGCCTATATTAAAAGGGGGAGAAGAGGGGGAAGACTAG
- a CDS encoding DUF4251 domain-containing protein → MKKKKQIFMLLLALLVGLPTLSAQSKQEKKEQKKEAVKKLIASENYKIDVRTAMPMRGRSIPLTSPYSLEIRNDSVISYLPYFGRAYSIPYGGGDGLNFRAPLKEYDMKMDKKGNAVIEFVARNPEDRYEFRAKVYTNGEASINVNMQNRQSISFQGELEMED, encoded by the coding sequence ATGAAAAAGAAGAAACAAATCTTTATGTTATTGCTAGCCTTGCTAGTGGGACTCCCTACCCTTTCCGCTCAAAGTAAACAAGAGAAGAAAGAGCAGAAAAAAGAAGCTGTCAAGAAGCTCATCGCTTCTGAGAATTACAAGATAGATGTCAGGACCGCCATGCCGATGCGCGGGCGCTCCATTCCCTTGACATCTCCCTACTCATTGGAAATCAGAAATGACTCGGTTATCTCCTACTTGCCTTATTTCGGACGGGCCTACAGTATCCCGTATGGTGGAGGTGACGGACTCAATTTCAGAGCTCCCCTTAAAGAATATGATATGAAAATGGATAAAAAAGGAAATGCCGTTATCGAATTCGTTGCCCGGAATCCGGAAGACAGATATGAATTCAGAGCCAAAGTATATACGAATGGTGAGGCAAGCATCAATGTGAATATGCAGAACCGTCAGTCTATCAGTTTCCAAGGCGAACTGGAGATGGAAGATTAG
- a CDS encoding RNA polymerase sigma factor, translating to MKSLSFRKDLIGVQEELLRFAYKLTANREEANDLLQETSLKALDNEDKYVPDTNFKGWMYTIMRNIFINNYRKIVRDQTFVDTTDNYYHLNLPQDSGFDSTEGAYDLKEMHRVVNALPKEYKVPFSMHVSGFKYREIAEKLGLPLGTVKSRIFFTRQRLQQELKDFV from the coding sequence ATGAAAAGTTTAAGTTTCAGAAAAGATTTAATTGGAGTTCAGGAGGAGTTGCTTCGTTTTGCTTATAAATTAACGGCTAACCGTGAAGAAGCAAATGATTTATTGCAGGAAACGTCTTTAAAAGCATTAGATAATGAGGACAAATATGTTCCGGACACAAACTTCAAAGGATGGATGTACACCATCATGCGCAACATCTTTATTAATAACTACCGAAAAATAGTACGTGACCAGACCTTTGTAGACACTACCGATAATTATTATCATTTGAATTTGCCGCAAGATTCCGGATTTGACAGTACGGAGGGCGCGTATGATTTGAAAGAGATGCATCGTGTAGTCAATGCATTGCCAAAAGAATATAAGGTACCTTTCTCCATGCATGTGTCGGGATTCAAATACCGTGAAATAGCAGAGAAGTTAGGATTGCCATTGGGAACGGTGAAGAGCCGTATCTTTTTCACACGTCAGCGTTTACAGCAAGAGTTGAAAGATTTTGTATAA
- the mtgA gene encoding monofunctional biosynthetic peptidoglycan transglycosylase: MHRQLLIKKLLRYTRNLLIFFFASTLLTVIVYRFMPVYITPLMIIRSVQQIFSGDKPTWKHTWVSFDKISPNLPMAVIASEDNRFAEHNGFDFVEIRKAMKENETRKRKRGASTISQQTAKNVFLWPKSSWVRKGFEVYFTFLIELFWSKERIMEVYLNSIEMGNGIYGAQATAQIKFGTTAAKLTRGQCALIAATLPNPIRFNSAKPSPYILKRQKQILRLMNLVPKFPPEEKTIRKQQGKNKKTKKEQ, encoded by the coding sequence ATGCACAGGCAGCTGCTAATTAAAAAATTACTGCGCTATACACGCAACCTGCTGATTTTTTTCTTCGCATCGACCTTACTGACGGTCATTGTCTATCGGTTTATGCCGGTTTATATCACTCCGCTGATGATTATTCGAAGTGTTCAGCAGATTTTCTCAGGAGATAAACCCACGTGGAAACACACGTGGGTTTCTTTTGATAAGATATCCCCTAACCTCCCGATGGCGGTGATAGCTTCCGAAGATAACCGTTTTGCGGAACACAACGGGTTCGATTTCGTAGAGATCAGGAAAGCAATGAAAGAGAACGAAACACGTAAGCGAAAACGGGGAGCAAGCACCATCAGCCAGCAGACAGCCAAAAATGTGTTCCTATGGCCTAAATCTTCATGGGTACGAAAAGGGTTTGAAGTATATTTCACCTTTTTGATCGAATTATTCTGGTCGAAGGAACGAATCATGGAGGTTTATCTCAACTCCATTGAAATGGGAAATGGTATCTATGGTGCACAAGCTACCGCCCAGATAAAGTTCGGAACAACAGCCGCCAAACTGACACGGGGACAATGTGCGCTTATCGCCGCTACCCTCCCTAACCCGATACGCTTCAATTCTGCGAAGCCTTCGCCATATATCCTAAAACGTCAAAAACAGATATTACGATTAATGAATCTGGTTCCCAAGTTCCCACCGGAAGAAAAGACCATAAGAAAGCAACAAGGTAAAAACAAGAAAACGAAGAAGGAGCAATGA
- a CDS encoding OmpA family protein, translating into MNKMKFMVLFMSVAMIFSGCASMNNTGKGAAIGGGSGAALGAILGGVIGKGKGAAIGAAIGTAVGAGTGALIGKKMDKAAAEAKQIEGAQVEQITDNNGLKAVKVTFDSGILFTTGNASLSPAAKSALSKFANNVLNQNRDMDVSIYGYTDNQGWRNSTAEQSRQKNLNLSQERAQSVASYLLSCGVSSNQIKGVQGMGESDPVASNDTAAGREQNRRVEVYMYASEQMIRDAQAAAN; encoded by the coding sequence ATGAACAAGATGAAGTTTATGGTTCTCTTTATGAGTGTTGCCATGATATTCAGTGGCTGTGCGAGTATGAATAACACCGGTAAAGGTGCGGCTATAGGTGGAGGTTCGGGCGCTGCTTTGGGTGCTATCCTGGGAGGCGTTATCGGTAAAGGTAAAGGTGCGGCTATCGGCGCTGCCATCGGTACGGCAGTAGGCGCAGGTACAGGTGCTCTCATCGGAAAGAAAATGGATAAAGCTGCAGCCGAAGCAAAACAAATAGAAGGTGCGCAAGTAGAACAGATTACGGATAACAACGGACTGAAAGCCGTAAAAGTAACATTCGACTCGGGTATCCTTTTCACAACAGGTAACGCAAGTTTGAGTCCTGCCGCTAAATCCGCATTAAGCAAATTCGCAAATAATGTACTTAACCAGAACCGTGATATGGACGTATCTATCTATGGATATACCGACAATCAAGGATGGAGAAACAGTACGGCTGAACAAAGTCGCCAGAAAAACCTGAACTTGTCACAGGAACGCGCACAGAGTGTGGCAAGCTATCTGTTGAGTTGCGGTGTGTCCAGCAACCAGATCAAAGGTGTGCAAGGTATGGGTGAAAGCGATCCCGTTGCAAGCAACGATACAGCAGCCGGCCGCGAACAGAACCGCCGTGTAGAAGTATATATGTACGCTAGCGAACAGATGATCAGAGATGCACAGGCAGCTGCTAATTAA
- a CDS encoding MATE family efflux transporter encodes MQGIKNLTQGPINRQLFNLAMPIMATSFIQMAYSLTDMAWVGRLGSEAVAAIGSVGILTWMSGSISLLNKVGSEVSVGQSIGAQNQEAARNFASHNITIALIISLCWGGLLFVFADPIIRIYELEEHITANAIQYLRIVSTGLPFVFLSAAFTGIYNAAGRSKIPFFISGTGLVLNIILDPLLIFGLGLGTNGAAYATWIAEASVFLIFVYQLRYRDALLGGFSFFTRLKKQYTRRILKLGLPVATLNTLFAFVNMFLCRTASEQGGHIGLMTFTTGGQIEAITWNTSQGFSTALSAFIAQNYAAGRIERVLKAWHTTLWMTGIFGTFCTLLFVFFGNEVFSIFVPEQAAYEAGGVFLRIDGYSQLFMMLEITMQGVFYGIGRTIPPAIISIACNYMRIPLAIVFVQMGMGVEGIWWAVCVTTVAKGLVLLSWFVIIKKKCLSIPSVTKE; translated from the coding sequence ATGCAAGGAATAAAGAATCTGACGCAAGGGCCTATCAACCGCCAACTGTTCAATCTGGCAATGCCTATCATGGCAACGTCATTTATACAGATGGCGTATAGCCTCACGGATATGGCATGGGTAGGACGACTGGGAAGTGAAGCTGTAGCTGCCATCGGATCTGTCGGAATTCTGACATGGATGTCGGGGTCCATATCTTTATTGAATAAGGTAGGCTCGGAAGTCAGCGTCGGTCAATCTATCGGTGCACAGAACCAGGAGGCCGCCCGGAACTTTGCATCCCATAACATCACAATCGCACTTATCATTTCTCTTTGTTGGGGTGGATTGCTTTTTGTTTTTGCCGATCCTATCATACGCATCTACGAACTCGAAGAGCATATTACCGCCAATGCTATCCAATATTTACGGATTGTCTCTACCGGACTGCCTTTCGTCTTTCTGTCGGCAGCTTTCACCGGAATCTATAATGCAGCCGGACGTAGCAAGATTCCTTTTTTCATCAGTGGCACCGGACTGGTATTGAATATCATTCTCGATCCTTTGCTGATATTTGGTCTTGGACTGGGTACTAACGGCGCAGCCTACGCTACCTGGATTGCAGAAGCAAGCGTTTTTCTTATTTTCGTCTATCAGTTGCGTTATAGGGATGCACTGCTCGGCGGGTTCTCTTTTTTCACGCGACTGAAGAAACAATACACACGGAGAATCTTAAAACTAGGATTACCCGTAGCAACATTAAATACTCTTTTCGCCTTTGTCAATATGTTCCTTTGCCGCACCGCTTCCGAACAAGGAGGGCACATCGGATTGATGACTTTTACGACCGGAGGACAAATCGAAGCTATCACCTGGAATACCTCACAGGGATTCTCTACCGCGCTAAGTGCTTTTATCGCCCAAAACTATGCAGCAGGACGGATCGAACGGGTACTCAAGGCCTGGCATACTACACTATGGATGACTGGTATCTTCGGAACATTCTGCACATTATTATTTGTTTTCTTCGGAAATGAGGTGTTTTCTATTTTCGTCCCCGAACAGGCTGCTTATGAAGCCGGAGGTGTTTTCCTTCGCATCGACGGATATTCACAGCTCTTCATGATGCTCGAAATCACCATGCAAGGAGTATTCTACGGTATCGGCCGGACGATACCTCCTGCCATTATCAGCATTGCCTGCAACTATATGCGTATTCCGCTTGCTATCGTGTTCGTGCAAATGGGCATGGGAGTGGAAGGTATCTGGTGGGCTGTCTGCGTCACTACCGTTGCCAAAGGATTGGTACTTTTAAGCTGGTTTGTGATTATTAAAAAGAAATGTCTGAGTATCCCTTCTGTAACAAAAGAATAA
- a CDS encoding GDSL-type esterase/lipase family protein, which produces MKQKFSTLFFLLLFLFSGLQVVAQKAPGPFDIEQPSLRVFLPAPELATGRAVVACPGGGYSHLAVDHEGYDWAPYFNKQGIALIVLKYRMPKGDRTLPISDAEAAMKIVRDSADVWNLNPNDIGIMGSSAGGHLASTIATHAKPELRPNFQILFYPVITMDKSYTHMGSRNNLLGKDASAELEKEYSNEKQVTKETPRAFIVYSDDDNAVPPANGVNYYLALNKNKVPAVLHIYPSGGHGWGIREGFLYKNEMLDELTAWLRSFKAPRKDAVRVACIGNSITYGARIKNRNRDSYPSVLGRMLGDGYWVKNFGVSARTLLNKGDHPYMKEKAYQDALAFNPNIVVIKLGTNDSKSFNWKYKADFTKDLQTMVDAFKALPAQPKIYLCYPSKSYRTGDNINDDIISKEIIPMIKKVAKKNHLPVIDLHSAMDGMPEFFPDKVHPNEEGAKVMAKAVYQALKE; this is translated from the coding sequence ATGAAACAGAAATTTTCTACTCTTTTTTTCCTGTTGCTTTTCCTGTTTTCAGGTCTGCAGGTGGTAGCCCAGAAGGCTCCCGGCCCTTTTGATATTGAACAACCTTCACTTCGTGTATTCCTACCGGCACCGGAATTAGCTACGGGGCGGGCGGTAGTAGCCTGTCCCGGAGGGGGATATTCCCATCTGGCAGTTGACCACGAAGGTTACGATTGGGCTCCATACTTCAACAAACAAGGCATTGCTCTTATTGTGCTGAAATATCGAATGCCGAAAGGCGACCGCACACTTCCTATTTCGGATGCCGAAGCTGCAATGAAGATTGTGCGTGACAGTGCTGATGTATGGAATCTGAATCCCAATGACATCGGTATTATGGGATCTTCTGCCGGTGGTCATTTGGCGTCGACGATTGCTACCCATGCCAAACCCGAGCTTCGCCCTAACTTCCAGATCCTGTTCTATCCGGTGATTACGATGGATAAATCGTATACCCACATGGGCTCTCGCAATAATCTGTTAGGGAAAGACGCTTCTGCCGAGCTGGAGAAAGAATATTCCAATGAAAAACAGGTGACAAAAGAGACACCGCGTGCCTTCATCGTATATAGTGATGATGATAATGCCGTTCCTCCTGCCAATGGCGTTAACTACTATCTGGCATTGAATAAGAATAAAGTTCCTGCAGTTCTTCATATTTATCCTTCCGGCGGGCATGGATGGGGAATCCGCGAAGGTTTCCTTTATAAAAATGAAATGCTGGATGAACTGACAGCTTGGTTGCGCAGCTTCAAGGCTCCCCGTAAAGATGCGGTCCGTGTTGCTTGCATTGGCAACAGCATTACTTATGGAGCCCGGATTAAGAATCGTAATCGTGACAGCTATCCTTCCGTGTTGGGACGTATGCTGGGTGACGGTTATTGGGTTAAGAACTTCGGAGTCAGTGCCCGTACCTTATTAAATAAAGGAGATCATCCATATATGAAAGAGAAAGCCTATCAGGATGCGTTGGCTTTCAATCCCAATATCGTAGTGATCAAACTTGGAACAAACGATAGCAAATCATTCAATTGGAAGTATAAGGCGGATTTCACAAAAGATTTGCAAACAATGGTAGACGCATTCAAAGCTCTGCCTGCCCAGCCGAAGATTTATCTCTGCTATCCTTCCAAATCCTATCGGACTGGAGACAATATCAATGACGATATAATTTCCAAAGAAATTATTCCGATGATAAAGAAAGTTGCCAAGAAAAATCATTTGCCGGTTATTGACCTTCACTCGGCAATGGATGGAATGCCCGAATTTTTCCCGGATAAAGTTCATCCGAATGAAGAAGGAGCAAAGGTAATGGCAAAAGCAGTTTATCAAGCTCTGAAAGAATGA
- the ettA gene encoding energy-dependent translational throttle protein EttA — protein sequence MAADDKKIIFSMVGVSKAFQPNKNVLKDIYLSFFYGAKIGIIGLNGSGKSTLLKIIAGLEKSYQGEVVFSPGYSVGYLAQEPYLDNTKTVKEVVMEGVQPIVDALTEYEEINQKFALPEYYEDQDKMDALFTRQGELQDIIDATDAWNLDSKLERAMDALRCPPEDQPVANLSGGERRRVALCRLLLQKPDILLLDEPTNHLDAESIDWLEQHLQQYEGTVIAVTHDRYFLDHVAGWILELDRGEGIPWKGNYSSWLEQKTKRMEMEEKTASKRRKTLERELEWVRMAPKARQAKGKARLNSYDKLLNEDVKEKEEKLEIFIPNGPRLGNKVIEAKHVAKAYGDKLLFDDLNFMLPPNGIVGVIGPNGAGKTTLFRLIMGLESVDKGEFEVGETVKVAYVDQQHKDIDPNKSVYQVISGGNELLRMGGRDVNARAYLSRFNFSGADQEKLCGVLSGGERNRLHLAMALKEEGNVLLLDEPTNDIDVNTLRALEEGLEDFAGCAVVISHDRWFLDRICTHILAFEGDSNVFYFEGSYSEYEENKLKRLGNEEPKRVRYRKLMTD from the coding sequence ATGGCTGCTGACGATAAAAAAATTATCTTCTCGATGGTTGGAGTAAGCAAAGCTTTCCAGCCCAATAAGAATGTGTTGAAGGACATCTACCTGTCATTCTTCTATGGAGCTAAGATCGGTATAATCGGTCTGAACGGTTCCGGTAAATCTACCTTGTTGAAGATTATTGCAGGTTTGGAGAAATCCTATCAGGGAGAAGTTGTATTCTCGCCGGGATATTCTGTGGGTTATCTGGCACAGGAACCCTATCTGGACAACACAAAAACGGTAAAGGAAGTAGTAATGGAAGGCGTTCAACCTATTGTGGACGCACTTACGGAATACGAAGAAATCAACCAGAAATTCGCTCTGCCTGAATACTATGAGGATCAGGATAAGATGGATGCTCTTTTCACCCGTCAAGGAGAGTTGCAGGATATCATTGATGCGACAGACGCATGGAATCTGGATAGCAAACTGGAGCGTGCGATGGACGCTCTCCGCTGTCCGCCCGAAGATCAGCCGGTGGCAAATCTCTCCGGAGGAGAGCGTCGTCGTGTTGCCCTCTGCCGCTTGTTGTTGCAAAAACCTGATATTCTGTTGCTTGACGAGCCTACCAACCACTTGGACGCAGAGTCTATCGACTGGTTGGAACAACATCTCCAGCAGTATGAGGGAACAGTTATTGCAGTGACGCACGACCGTTACTTCCTCGACCATGTTGCCGGATGGATTCTCGAACTGGATCGTGGTGAAGGCATTCCTTGGAAAGGTAACTACTCTTCCTGGTTGGAACAAAAGACCAAACGTATGGAAATGGAGGAGAAGACAGCCAGCAAACGTCGTAAGACCTTGGAACGTGAGTTGGAGTGGGTACGTATGGCTCCTAAAGCCCGTCAGGCAAAGGGTAAGGCACGTCTTAACTCTTACGACAAACTCTTGAATGAGGATGTGAAAGAGAAGGAAGAAAAACTTGAAATCTTCATTCCTAACGGTCCTCGTTTGGGCAACAAAGTCATTGAAGCCAAGCACGTGGCTAAGGCATACGGAGACAAACTGTTGTTTGACGATTTGAACTTTATGCTGCCCCCCAATGGTATTGTCGGTGTGATTGGTCCTAACGGTGCAGGAAAAACAACGCTGTTCCGCCTGATCATGGGGCTGGAATCGGTAGACAAAGGCGAATTTGAAGTAGGAGAGACTGTAAAGGTGGCGTACGTCGACCAGCAACATAAGGATATTGATCCGAATAAGAGTGTCTATCAGGTTATTTCGGGTGGCAATGAATTGCTTCGTATGGGTGGACGTGATGTGAATGCGCGTGCATATCTTTCACGTTTCAATTTCTCCGGAGCCGATCAGGAAAAACTTTGCGGAGTGTTGTCCGGTGGTGAAAGAAACCGTCTGCACTTGGCGATGGCACTGAAGGAAGAAGGGAACGTGCTGTTGCTCGACGAACCTACCAATGACATCGACGTGAATACATTGCGGGCATTAGAAGAGGGATTGGAAGATTTCGCCGGTTGTGCAGTTGTTATTTCCCACGACCGTTGGTTCCTCGACCGTATCTGTACGCACATCCTTGCTTTTGAGGGCGATTCCAATGTATTCTACTTTGAGGGTTCTTATTCCGAATACGAGGAAAATAAATTGAAACGTTTAGGCAATGAAGAACCCAAGCGTGTTCGTTACAGAAAGTTAATGACTGACTAG